Proteins from a genomic interval of Amphiura filiformis chromosome 9, Afil_fr2py, whole genome shotgun sequence:
- the LOC140160161 gene encoding uncharacterized protein, with protein sequence MIKSGLLLHPEILSRQLLIQILEERQVKLTQRQHATKQLLVEIFHCVVTPLPQQQITRLNRRGRYIRKKLKRTDGKRRNSEDGRKRNHQSEHDSEYKEKLPSKRTPTELKHDVEEKVHHHKKNHKKHKRKRSSSEEDSTDSEEEKKKRKKHKKKKTHHDMSREEHNHSEKERTEHRDEKRHSTYASDEGRCSERDYIERREEHKHKARDRKLSSSSDYSKDDQRRSGHGRDYDDKSRHKVKEVYRERSCERDGYREKHKHKYRDRDRR encoded by the exons AGACAAGTAAAATTAACACAGAGACAACATGCAACTAAGCAACTGTTGGTTGAAATATTTCATTGTGTGGTAACTCCACTTCCCCAACAACAAATTACACGCTTGAACAGAAGAGGACGCTACATAAGAAAGAAATTAAAGCGTACCGATGGCAAGAGGAGGAATTCAGAGGATGGCAGGAAAAG gAACCACCAAAGTGAACATGACAGTGAATATAAAGAAAAGTTACCTTCTAAAAGAACACCAACAGAATTAAAACATGATGTAGAAGAAAAGGTTCATCACCACAAGAAAAACCACAAA AAACACAAAAGAAAAAGAAGCAGTTCAGAGGAAGATTCCACTGATTCAGAGGAAGAGAAAAAGAAACgcaagaagcacaagaagaagaaaacTCATCATGATATGTCTAGGGAAGAACATAACCATAGCGAAAAAGAGAGGACCGAACACAGAGATGAGAAAAGACACAGCACTTATGCCAGTGATGAAGGTAGATGTAGTGAAAGAGACTATATTGAGAGAAGAGAAGAGCACAAACATAAAGCACGAGATAGAAAGTTGAGCAGTAGCAGTGACTATTCAAAAGATGACCAAAGACGGAGTGGTCATGGCAGAGATTATGATGATAAATCAAGGCACAAGGTGAAGGAAGTGTATCGAGAAAGGTCATGTGAAAGAGATGGATACAGAGAGAAACACAAACATAAATATAGGGATAGAGATAGGAGGTGA